One window of the Nocardia terpenica genome contains the following:
- a CDS encoding GAF domain-containing protein, translating into MTEWLLVECIREEPTLMAVGRKPVRLKPFDAILRGPLRGPAKRAVAHVRETRERYEEVSKTKGERIIAIPILNVMGMVHGVRLWIGPLGEDVPVPSRSGAWDWDEQRITTLATEEMHDIYGVPRERRLPEVSRISGLRHVETADDKSAALAASLSGELLADMERVIQTTWQIKRDDGVLRDINFIARGAYVDGVPFLHGLTHDITPGGVDDSAIVPPLTWSEALIQGELREEGVWPIMVGLRSLTGYEWLREPMPNVAWEKTGVESRDPALHPDDFELARELARTLRQSGQVEGTVRVRAIDGTWMAVDLTAKLVVLTRESETAVGLVKLRRSAACADD; encoded by the coding sequence ATGACCGAATGGCTACTTGTCGAATGCATCAGGGAAGAACCCACATTGATGGCGGTAGGGCGAAAGCCGGTGAGGCTCAAGCCCTTCGACGCCATCTTGCGCGGGCCGCTGCGCGGCCCCGCCAAACGCGCTGTCGCGCATGTCCGTGAAACGCGAGAGCGGTACGAAGAGGTCTCGAAGACCAAGGGGGAGAGGATCATTGCCATCCCCATCCTCAACGTAATGGGGATGGTGCACGGTGTTCGTCTGTGGATCGGACCACTCGGCGAGGACGTGCCGGTGCCGTCGCGGTCGGGTGCGTGGGACTGGGACGAGCAGCGGATCACCACACTGGCTACCGAGGAGATGCACGACATCTACGGGGTACCGCGCGAGCGCCGGTTGCCGGAGGTGTCGCGTATCTCCGGGCTGCGACACGTCGAAACCGCCGACGACAAGAGCGCGGCGCTCGCGGCCTCGCTGTCGGGGGAGTTGCTCGCCGACATGGAGAGGGTCATCCAGACGACATGGCAGATCAAACGGGACGACGGCGTTCTCCGCGACATCAATTTCATTGCCCGCGGCGCCTACGTCGACGGTGTTCCGTTCCTGCACGGTCTCACTCACGACATCACTCCCGGCGGTGTGGACGACTCCGCCATCGTCCCGCCGCTCACCTGGTCCGAGGCCCTGATTCAAGGTGAGTTGCGTGAAGAGGGCGTGTGGCCGATCATGGTCGGCCTCCGCAGTTTGACCGGCTACGAGTGGCTACGTGAGCCGATGCCGAATGTCGCGTGGGAGAAGACCGGCGTTGAATCGCGCGACCCGGCACTTCATCCGGACGACTTCGAGCTCGCACGCGAGCTGGCGCGCACACTGCGGCAGTCCGGTCAGGTCGAAGGAACCGTGCGTGTGCGGGCGATCGACGGCACCTGGATGGCGGTCGATCTGACAGCGAAACTCGTGGTCCTGACACGCGAGAGCGAGACCGCTGTCGGGCTGGTCAAGCTTCGGCGATCGGCTGCCTGCGCGGACGATTAG
- a CDS encoding DLW-39 family protein codes for MKILLTVGVVAALVFAISKFRQRNEADLWHEVTTR; via the coding sequence ATGAAAATTCTCCTCACGGTCGGCGTCGTGGCAGCTCTCGTCTTTGCGATCAGCAAGTTCCGGCAGCGCAACGAGGCCGATCTCTGGCATGAGGTAACCACCCGCTAG
- a CDS encoding alpha/beta hydrolase fold domain-containing protein encodes MPSVRSRLVVGYLRVGRVNRTFVSAEGAWERIRERSVRPRPFGPPRRLRSDVSVSAGRYAGWPIYTLTPRSGRARGNVVYCHGGGWVNEVARQHWALAAEIAVGAGTTVSLPIYPLIPFGTADQVIPVFADLVREHRAEYGEVCLAGDSAGGQIALSTAVVLRDEQQPKLPRTVLISPALDLSLSNPEIPTVQREDPWLGRPGGLVLGEQWRGPLPITDPRVSPLFADLTDLGPLTVFCGTRDILVPDTRLLVEKARAAGVEVDYHEAAGLVHVYPLTPTPEARAARTVIIDSLRAALSPADCPR; translated from the coding sequence ATGCCCAGCGTCCGCAGTCGATTGGTGGTCGGCTATCTGCGGGTCGGTCGCGTCAACCGCACCTTTGTCAGTGCGGAAGGTGCGTGGGAGCGGATTCGGGAGCGCAGCGTTCGTCCGCGGCCGTTCGGGCCGCCGCGCCGGTTGCGTTCGGACGTTTCGGTTTCCGCGGGACGGTATGCGGGCTGGCCGATCTACACGCTCACTCCCCGGTCCGGCCGAGCGCGCGGCAATGTCGTCTACTGCCACGGCGGCGGGTGGGTGAACGAGGTCGCCCGCCAGCACTGGGCGCTGGCGGCCGAGATCGCGGTCGGAGCCGGAACTACCGTCTCGCTCCCCATCTACCCGCTGATTCCCTTCGGCACGGCCGACCAGGTGATACCGGTGTTCGCGGACCTGGTCCGCGAACACCGCGCCGAATACGGCGAGGTGTGTCTGGCCGGTGATTCGGCGGGCGGCCAGATCGCGCTGTCGACCGCCGTCGTGCTCCGCGACGAGCAGCAACCGAAACTGCCACGCACGGTGCTGATTTCGCCCGCCCTGGACCTCTCGCTCAGCAACCCCGAGATCCCCACCGTGCAGCGCGAAGACCCGTGGCTGGGCCGCCCCGGCGGCCTGGTCCTCGGCGAACAGTGGCGCGGCCCGCTCCCGATCACCGATCCGCGCGTCAGTCCCCTGTTCGCCGACCTGACCGACCTCGGACCGCTCACCGTCTTCTGCGGCACCCGCGACATTCTGGTCCCCGATACCCGTCTGCTGGTCGAGAAGGCCAGGGCCGCAGGCGTCGAGGTCGACTATCACGAAGCCGCAGGGCTCGTACACGTGTACCCCCTGACCCCCACCCCGGAGGCCCGCGCGGCCCGGACCGTCATCATCGACAGCCTGCGCGCAGCGCTCAGCCCGGCAGACTGCCCACGCTGA
- a CDS encoding helix-turn-helix transcriptional regulator yields the protein MNWKEDPIRVGSTIRSLREAYGWTRLGLAEAVGLSRSHLSNIEDGRKVCTPQVARKVADALGVPLAAITTARTSDEIAGLPTESLAR from the coding sequence ATGAACTGGAAGGAAGATCCGATCCGGGTGGGCTCGACGATCAGATCCTTACGTGAGGCTTACGGCTGGACGCGGCTGGGGCTGGCGGAGGCGGTCGGCCTGTCGCGGTCGCACCTGAGCAACATCGAAGACGGACGCAAAGTCTGCACCCCGCAGGTCGCGCGCAAGGTTGCCGACGCGCTCGGTGTCCCTCTCGCGGCGATCACCACCGCGCGCACGTCCGACGAGATCGCCGGTCTGCCCACCGAATCGCTGGCGAGATGA
- a CDS encoding helix-turn-helix domain-containing protein, which yields MSTGTNWKRLGDAVVNRRVELGMKTRAELEKRVDLSYRLLSDLETGKRGFAPATYAIVEQAIGWEPGSSARVLDGGEAKAVTSSRRATSRDLAEDVFAYVSADSDHGPTPNTPGMVNALWEYVHALRSDVPTSTALQRLADKAWVSERVGHLPAEDRQAVKHFIDQLGRKRFDDWDHRFITDDIDPRSNWARTPGNLDVQVDPALGSRGGVTWSPPSSEHEAELEARLRDRGNTAE from the coding sequence ATGAGTACCGGCACGAATTGGAAGCGTCTCGGTGATGCCGTCGTCAACCGCCGCGTGGAGCTGGGCATGAAGACCCGCGCGGAGCTGGAGAAGAGGGTGGACTTGAGCTACCGGTTGCTATCCGACCTTGAGACCGGCAAGCGCGGATTCGCTCCCGCCACCTACGCGATCGTCGAGCAGGCGATCGGATGGGAACCCGGCAGCTCGGCCCGCGTGCTAGACGGCGGCGAAGCGAAAGCCGTGACCTCGAGTCGTCGCGCGACTTCACGCGATCTTGCCGAGGATGTATTTGCCTACGTGAGCGCCGACTCCGACCACGGCCCCACACCGAACACCCCCGGAATGGTCAATGCCCTGTGGGAGTACGTGCATGCGTTGCGGAGCGACGTCCCCACGTCGACAGCGCTTCAGCGACTAGCCGACAAGGCGTGGGTATCCGAACGGGTCGGACACCTGCCGGCCGAGGACCGGCAGGCCGTCAAACACTTCATTGATCAGCTCGGACGCAAACGGTTCGACGATTGGGACCACCGCTTCATCACCGATGACATCGACCCCCGAAGCAACTGGGCGCGGACTCCCGGCAACCTTGACGTCCAAGTCGATCCGGCCCTAGGTTCCCGGGGCGGCGTCACATGGTCTCCGCCGTCGTCGGAGCACGAGGCCGAACTGGAGGCCCGGTTGAGGGATCGTGGCAACACCGCCGAGTGA
- a CDS encoding tyrosine-type recombinase/integrase yields MGFVDKTPSGKFKAYWREPSGSQRSKTFGTEREAKNFLAQVDVAKSNGTYVSPHAGRTRFEDHAKEWMETWNNERTTKARDESIMNTHVLPKWKGWQLGKIDHLSVQKWITAKSDSYSRATVAECKRLMSGVMRSAVRNRLIGVDPTEGVKVPKRRQMDTADARILTRDEVRQLLLPEIRPERYRTYVAVAAFAGLRWGEIAGLCADMVRDGDDGIVLHVVRTVTEVAGYTEFKPFPKSAAGRRAVPLPRWVSEELREYMRRYPRGDRGLIFTNEAGSPLRRGLFRARVWRPALVRAGFLGEVSEVDGRFEAVWMDNRGEVNSEVFDRYDQAVQQVARRESGGLRFHELRDCYGTWLADDGLEPHKLAKVMGHEKITTTMQFYVRRQEDHDAIRGLLGDDDEEGGAGALVS; encoded by the coding sequence ATGGGATTCGTTGACAAGACACCCTCGGGGAAGTTCAAGGCGTATTGGCGGGAACCGTCCGGCTCGCAGCGTTCCAAGACGTTCGGCACGGAGCGGGAGGCGAAGAACTTCCTGGCACAGGTGGACGTGGCCAAGTCGAACGGCACCTACGTGTCTCCGCATGCTGGACGTACCAGGTTCGAGGATCACGCGAAGGAGTGGATGGAGACCTGGAATAACGAGCGGACCACGAAGGCCCGTGACGAGTCGATCATGAACACGCACGTCCTTCCGAAGTGGAAAGGGTGGCAGCTCGGCAAGATCGACCACCTGTCGGTACAGAAGTGGATCACGGCCAAGTCAGATAGCTATTCGCGGGCAACGGTAGCTGAGTGTAAGCGGCTCATGTCCGGGGTGATGCGGTCGGCGGTGCGGAATCGCCTGATCGGAGTCGATCCCACCGAGGGTGTGAAGGTGCCCAAGCGGCGACAGATGGATACCGCCGACGCGCGCATCCTGACTCGGGATGAGGTTCGGCAACTGCTGCTGCCTGAGATCCGGCCTGAGCGATATCGGACCTATGTGGCTGTCGCCGCCTTCGCTGGATTGCGGTGGGGAGAGATCGCCGGACTATGTGCCGACATGGTTCGCGATGGTGACGACGGCATTGTGCTGCACGTGGTCAGGACGGTCACCGAGGTCGCTGGATACACAGAGTTCAAGCCGTTTCCGAAATCGGCAGCGGGTCGACGGGCGGTACCGCTTCCACGCTGGGTGTCCGAGGAACTGCGCGAGTATATGCGCCGGTATCCACGTGGTGACCGGGGTCTGATCTTCACCAACGAAGCGGGTAGTCCGCTGAGGCGGGGGCTGTTCCGTGCACGGGTCTGGCGGCCTGCACTCGTTCGGGCGGGATTCCTCGGGGAGGTCTCGGAGGTCGATGGCCGGTTCGAGGCGGTCTGGATGGATAACCGCGGTGAGGTGAACTCGGAGGTGTTCGATCGATACGACCAGGCGGTACAGCAAGTGGCTCGGCGCGAATCGGGCGGGCTCCGGTTCCACGAGCTCCGGGACTGCTATGGGACCTGGCTTGCGGACGATGGCCTCGAACCGCACAAGCTGGCCAAGGTCATGGGTCATGAGAAGATCACAACCACTATGCAGTTCTACGTGCGTCGTCAGGAAGATCACGACGCGATCCGGGGTCTGCTCGGTGACGACGATGAGGAGGGTGGCGCAGGTGCTCTCGTCAGCTGA
- a CDS encoding replication initiator, protein MSDSMVVDLDEVRPNRETAADRRSRLNLVELAQATAERFGVCRRPLPMLATDQEGESKYVGTPCKSTMEHVCPACAVRAQRLRQHQCREGWHIQEEPVIEKNEPTEAQTELLAAREVLVDEYAKAKSVDDSEAMEAIAEVVAELNHELRESGIRGKFPDLEPTPRNARKRSTRRRQAEPDLPRRKVEKTTVGKVYAGKYRPSMFITLTLPSYGRVDHDDGAPVDPASYDYRQAARDIIHFAALFDRFVQNYRRASGRDIQYFATVEPQRRGAPHIHIGVRGTDPRQLIKEVVAATYHQVWWPHFDREVYEPGRMPFWDYAAGRFVDPEAVDPDTGERVPVPTWDEALDKMDTVDELEPAHVVRFGKVLDIKGILGGTEEAGRHIGYLTKYLTKSIGDVIKPESQAAADHYDQLHAELAITPCSPSCGLWFRYGIVPKGATAKTIPGVCKGKAHRRDTLGLRGRRVLVSRKWTGKDLADHKADRIEFVRQRLAEAGISKPEIDRLKITPAEPGDSNVPPREHLIMTMVSEKLAQEAEYTRARLAAVDPPAETVRQQHDSRTSDAA, encoded by the coding sequence ATGAGCGACTCGATGGTAGTCGACCTGGACGAGGTCCGTCCGAACCGAGAGACGGCGGCCGATCGGCGGTCGCGATTGAACTTGGTCGAGCTGGCGCAGGCGACGGCGGAACGGTTCGGGGTGTGTCGCCGTCCGCTGCCGATGCTGGCGACCGATCAGGAGGGCGAGTCGAAATACGTTGGCACGCCCTGCAAATCAACCATGGAGCACGTCTGTCCGGCCTGTGCTGTCCGGGCTCAGCGTCTCCGCCAACACCAGTGCCGCGAAGGGTGGCACATTCAGGAGGAACCAGTGATCGAAAAGAACGAGCCCACCGAGGCGCAAACCGAGCTGTTGGCGGCGCGGGAGGTGCTGGTCGACGAGTACGCCAAGGCCAAATCCGTCGACGACTCCGAGGCCATGGAAGCCATCGCCGAAGTGGTGGCCGAGTTGAATCACGAGCTCCGGGAGTCGGGTATCCGCGGTAAGTTCCCGGACCTGGAACCGACACCGCGAAACGCTCGTAAGCGCTCGACCAGGCGGCGGCAGGCGGAACCGGACCTACCGAGAAGGAAGGTCGAGAAGACCACGGTGGGGAAGGTGTACGCGGGCAAGTACCGGCCCTCGATGTTCATCACCCTCACCCTGCCGTCCTACGGCCGTGTCGACCATGATGACGGGGCCCCAGTGGATCCGGCCAGCTACGACTATCGGCAGGCGGCTCGCGACATCATTCACTTCGCGGCATTGTTCGATCGGTTCGTCCAGAACTACCGGCGCGCGTCTGGCCGTGATATCCAGTACTTCGCCACGGTCGAACCCCAGCGTCGCGGGGCCCCGCACATCCACATCGGCGTCCGGGGCACCGACCCGAGGCAACTGATCAAGGAAGTGGTCGCGGCGACGTATCACCAGGTGTGGTGGCCGCACTTCGATCGCGAGGTGTACGAGCCGGGGCGGATGCCGTTCTGGGACTACGCGGCCGGCCGATTCGTGGACCCGGAGGCGGTGGACCCGGACACGGGGGAGCGGGTGCCTGTTCCGACGTGGGATGAAGCCCTGGACAAGATGGACACCGTAGACGAGCTGGAGCCCGCGCACGTGGTGCGGTTCGGCAAGGTCCTCGACATCAAGGGCATTCTCGGCGGCACCGAGGAAGCAGGGCGGCATATCGGCTACCTGACCAAGTACCTCACCAAGTCCATCGGCGACGTGATCAAGCCCGAATCCCAAGCTGCCGCCGACCACTACGACCAGTTACACGCGGAGCTCGCGATCACGCCGTGTTCTCCGTCGTGCGGGTTGTGGTTCCGCTACGGCATCGTCCCCAAGGGTGCCACGGCGAAGACCATTCCGGGGGTGTGCAAAGGCAAGGCCCATCGGCGAGACACGCTCGGACTGCGGGGGCGTCGGGTGCTGGTGTCGCGCAAGTGGACCGGTAAGGACCTGGCCGACCACAAGGCCGACCGGATCGAGTTCGTTCGGCAACGCCTCGCTGAGGCCGGTATCTCCAAGCCCGAGATCGACCGCTTGAAGATCACTCCAGCCGAACCGGGTGACTCGAACGTGCCACCCCGGGAGCACCTGATCATGACCATGGTCAGCGAGAAGCTTGCGCAAGAGGCCGAATACACCCGGGCCCGACTCGCAGCGGTGGACCCGCCAGCAGAAACCGTCAGGCAGCAGCATGATTCGCGTACATCGGACGCAGCGTAG
- a CDS encoding helix-turn-helix domain-containing protein: MQVINIEAATYTVEEVAELLGLSRGNAYRAVRAGEIPAKRIGRRWVVPRSAFHAWLEDCQLPEAV, from the coding sequence ATGCAAGTGATCAACATTGAAGCGGCGACTTACACCGTGGAAGAGGTGGCCGAGTTGCTCGGTCTGTCCAGGGGGAATGCCTACCGTGCCGTTCGGGCTGGCGAGATTCCGGCCAAGCGGATTGGTCGGCGCTGGGTGGTGCCTCGGTCGGCCTTTCACGCCTGGTTGGAGGACTGCCAGCTTCCGGAGGCGGTGTAG
- a CDS encoding tyrosine-type recombinase/integrase, which translates to MSTTPRPRVRADGTIGFQVRYRIPRNGEIRATSQTFDDYTAAKRWSELLDRVGAVEAERILAAQLAAAAPILSVTEWCTRYADRLTGIEEATRQRYHRYIVNDIGPFMGSLPVDAVTEETDAAWVVHLENEVGNAAKTIWNKHGFFSAAMAAAARHRPTPLIPANPCAYTRLPRWDGPELDYLDDDEYELLVELMAPRWHAQAELMVMSMARPSEIGALTVGDIDRDTGAVSITKAWKYAGGKLKLGPPKSKRGNRTVYVPLETVARLDLDRPLDAPLMCTRNGTPITVVYLHKKAFAPAVKRLRALAAGDFAPFDRRRAHWAGTDPEALLARFSTTIPKLGTKRITPYTMRHTAISWRLQDGVPIWVVSRDAGHESISTTDKRYGHIDASASAAAAQIVANRLPQLRRDVVNLDQARRRRQVRAGDLGEICVVPGGFEAVWMNPDGEVLSQVFESYDNAVDHIADHEAGDLLAA; encoded by the coding sequence ATGTCCACCACCCCTCGCCCCCGTGTCCGCGCCGACGGCACGATCGGTTTCCAGGTTCGCTACCGTATTCCCCGCAACGGTGAAATCCGCGCGACCTCACAGACTTTCGACGATTACACCGCCGCGAAGCGCTGGTCGGAACTGCTCGATCGGGTGGGGGCGGTCGAGGCCGAGCGCATCCTCGCCGCCCAACTGGCCGCCGCCGCGCCGATCCTGAGCGTCACCGAATGGTGCACCCGCTACGCCGACCGGCTCACCGGCATCGAAGAGGCCACCCGGCAGCGCTACCACCGCTACATTGTCAACGACATCGGCCCGTTCATGGGGTCGCTGCCCGTCGACGCCGTCACCGAGGAGACCGACGCCGCCTGGGTCGTCCACCTCGAGAACGAGGTCGGCAACGCCGCTAAAACGATCTGGAACAAGCATGGATTCTTCTCCGCAGCGATGGCCGCGGCGGCCCGGCATCGGCCGACCCCGCTCATCCCGGCCAATCCCTGTGCCTACACCCGGCTCCCGCGCTGGGACGGCCCGGAGCTGGACTATCTCGACGACGACGAGTACGAACTGCTCGTCGAGCTGATGGCACCGCGCTGGCACGCGCAGGCCGAGCTCATGGTGATGTCGATGGCCCGGCCCAGCGAGATCGGCGCGCTCACCGTCGGCGACATCGACCGCGACACCGGCGCCGTCTCGATCACCAAGGCGTGGAAGTACGCCGGGGGGAAACTGAAGCTGGGTCCGCCGAAGTCCAAGCGCGGCAACCGGACCGTGTACGTTCCCCTCGAAACCGTGGCCCGGCTCGATCTGGACCGACCCCTCGACGCGCCGCTGATGTGCACCCGCAACGGCACCCCGATCACCGTCGTCTACCTCCACAAGAAGGCATTCGCGCCCGCCGTCAAGCGGCTGCGGGCCCTGGCGGCAGGCGATTTCGCGCCGTTCGACCGCCGCCGGGCTCACTGGGCGGGAACCGATCCCGAGGCACTGCTCGCCCGGTTCTCCACAACAATTCCCAAGCTGGGGACGAAGCGCATCACCCCGTACACGATGCGGCACACCGCGATTTCCTGGCGGCTGCAGGACGGCGTCCCGATCTGGGTGGTGTCGCGCGACGCCGGGCACGAGAGCATCAGCACCACCGACAAGCGGTACGGGCACATCGACGCCTCCGCCAGCGCCGCCGCCGCACAGATCGTCGCCAACCGGTTGCCTCAGCTGCGCCGCGATGTCGTCAACCTGGACCAGGCCCGGCGACGCCGCCAGGTCCGTGCCGGAGATCTCGGCGAAATCTGCGTCGTGCCAGGCGGATTCGAGGCCGTCTGGATGAACCCCGACGGCGAGGTGCTGTCGCAGGTATTCGAGTCCTACGACAACGCGGTCGACCACATCGCGGACCACGAGGCCGGAGACCTGCTGGCCGCGTAA